The Ziziphus jujuba cultivar Dongzao chromosome 7, ASM3175591v1 genome includes a region encoding these proteins:
- the LOC107424208 gene encoding squamosa promoter-binding-like protein 8, with the protein MLEYEWGNPSSIMLSADEHEPASGSDPIRHHNILEHYANAQNAFSDSFLPPPQHSNNPTASFAHHFNPHQVQVSQGQGHHHNHNHNHHALSLYDPRAYAATSSYAPPQPLSMLSLDSVTGGGGHGGQGFMLVPKSEEVCRPVDFASRIGLNLGGRTYFSSEDDFMNRLYRRQRPVEPGSTNSPRCQAEGCNADLSHAKHYHRRHKVCEFHSKASTVIAAGLTQRFCQQCSRFHLLSEFDNGKRSCRKRLADHNRRRRKTQQPNQENPKLLAENSRILPSDSVERSPPDSGAQSSSSVTVAVSPPRMSLVCFRQRSYQSSTSSSVSSSSLFFSNG; encoded by the exons atgTTGGAATATGAATGGGGTAACCCTTCCTCGATCATGCTCTCTGCCGATGAGCACGAACCGGCTTCTGGATCCGACCCGATCCGCCACCATAACATTCTCGAGCACTATGCTAACGCCCAGAATGCTTTCAGCGATAGCTTCCTGCCTCCTCCTCAACACTCCAACAACCCGACCGCCTCCTTCGCTCATCACTTTAACCCGCACCAGGTCCAGGTCTCCCAAGGCCAAGGTCACCACCACAACCACAATCACAACCACCACGCCCTCTCTCTCTATGACCCACGCGCCTACGCTGCCACGTCGTCGTACGCGCCTCCGCAACCTCTCTCGATGTTGTCGCTTGATTCCGTCACTGGAGGCGGCGGACACGGAGGTCAGGGGTTCATGCTGGTGCCGAAGAGCGAGGAGGTATGTCGGCCGGTGGATTTCGCTTCGAGAATCGGGCTGAATTTGGGAGGCAGAACGTACTTCTCGTCGGAGGATGATTTCATGAACAGGCTGTACAGGCGGCAGAGGCCCGTGGAGCCGGGGTCGACCAACTCGCCGAGATGCCAGGCGGAGGGATGCAATGCCGATCTCTCGCACGCCAAGCACTACCACCGACGCCACAAGGTCTGCGAGTTCCACTCCAAAGCGTCGACCGTGATCGCAGCCGGTTTGACTCAGCGATTCTGCCAACAGTGCAGCAG ATTCCACCTCCTTTCGGAGTTCGACAATGGAAAACGCAGTTGCCGGAAGAGGTTGGCGGATCACAACCGTCGCAGGAGAAAAactcagcaaccaaatcaagaAAATCCCAAGTTACTGGCTGAAAATTCCCGTATTTTACCTTCGGATAGTGTTGAAA GGTCTCCACCGGACTCTGGAGCTCAGTCATCGTCGTCAGTGACGGTGGCAGTATCGCCGCCAAGAATGTCGTTGGTTTGTTTCAGACAAAGATCATATCAGAGCAGTACTAGTTCGTCAGTATCATCAAGCTCACTTTTTTTCTCAAATGGGTAA